The Anopheles maculipalpis chromosome 3RL, idAnoMacuDA_375_x, whole genome shotgun sequence genomic sequence aAAACCTCGGAATGGAGGTTATTAAGCGAAATTCAATATTATGTTTTACAGCCTATCACGACGGACGATACTGAGACTGTATAGGACATCTATGAATAGTCCTAGTAATCACATACCTCACATGTAGTGTTGTGTAAAGTAGCTTTTTTAAGTGAGGAGAGACCAACATGTGCGAAGTGAGTCCTCCCGGTAGCTCTATAATCACTATCAGGGTGATCAGGCCCAAATCAGGGTGAAAAGCTATTTCGTGAGAGAGAATAGCTCGAAGAATGCGAGCTACCTCATGGAGGTGAAAAGCTTGAAGAGTGCAAAGAAGTACCTCGTGAGGGTAAAGAGCTACCTGGTGAGGGCGAAGAGCTCCCGAAAAGCGCGCTCAGAATCCTCACTACATTGAGGGGTGGCTCACCATCTCATGACCCAACACTAGTCACAAGCTTTTAGTACAGAGACTCTGCacaaaactgataaaattCTCTTAGCCGCGTCCAAGAGGTATTTTCTCACAAGAATCTTTTGCCCCGCATGTGTGGGCAGGATGTAACTACAATGGCGAGCTCTTTGAGCTGTACCGAATTATCAATATTGTGCAGCGAATCCGTTTCATCGGTGAGCAGGTCATGTGATGAGAATGGCACTGAACGATCTAGCCCGTGAAGTCCTTTTGGGTTCCTCTTATGAACACAGGCGTGGTAGACGAAAAATCAGATGGATCAGCCAGAAGTCCGAAAGGGTTGGCAAAATTTTACCTAAGTGCCAACTTCCAATGATCGGATTGAGTCGATTCTTAATTCCGTTCAGTAAACAATCATGAATAGCATTTCCActaaatttattaaacttgTTTCACGCAAGCACCCACTGCCTCTCAATTATTATCGTTAATCGTCCGACGGTCTTTCGATTGCTCCATCTGGAAAATATAGTTTGCCATCGCTTCAGCTTCCGCTCGCTCCCGTCGCATCGCAAATGGACGATATATGGATCGGTAGGTGTAAATTACGGATCCCGATATTAGGATCGTTCCTCCTACCACTGCGACCGGGGAGCCTTTTATCATTTGAAACATACGTGCCACGGTCGACAGAGACATGCTGTGGAACAATTGGACGATAGACGTATGTAAATTACACATTGCAACATAATGCTTTAAGTGAATAGAAACATACTTCACGGATACTGATCGTTCTATTTTTCTTTGGAAGCAATAGCAGGTGTTTCACTGGTGCCAGTCGTAACGGTGCGTGCTTCTTGTAGTTGCCGAAACGTTGGCTGAAACACGTAAAACCCTCCACCGATTCCAAATACCGTGATGATCAGCAGTTCCGGAATACGTGACCGACCGTATCTCATCCTAAAACGACACCGGAATAGATTTATTACTTGCACAAAGCGGCGGCAATTTTAGGAACAAACACCAACCTGCAAAGCGAGATacagtttgttttgattcttgCATAACAACAACCGGCAATGCATACAGGGTGACGCGTAAAGTCATCAGCATGACACTTTtgcatttgaataaatatttgaagttTTCGGTTACgattatatatttttgagatatggaaaataaaaacttaaacTATGTACGAATGGAGTAGTTACTaagtataatattttttttaaatatactgTACACATAAAAACCCCGAGAGATCTATTTTCCTCCAAATttcaagattttattttaaattaacgaTTATAAACCATTGCTGCATACCATCTGAAACGTGCATTCaggattttacttttttccagTCAGAATAGTTTGCCTTGAGATCTTCCTTCCCAGAGTATACTGTGTACCCTGTCAAGCGCTATGTATTACGTAGCTGTTTTACatgaatttccaaaatttaaaagatttcctTTACGGGGATATTGGCAGAATGTTGTAATGTGTTTTAGTACTCTTAAGCCAACTGACGATAGGTACGTACCATCTGAatacaattaattaaaaacaaaatcatcctTCATTAGCTCCTCATTTCctacaactacaacaacaTAGTATAATTGGAAAAGCAAATGAAGAACGGATGAAGGAACCCACAAGAGTCGCAATAGTTTCCGAAGTAAAGTGTTCAACTTCCGAACAGCTCTGCTTCCTACCGGACGCAGATATACACCATTCTATGGTTGAAACGAACAGCTCacagaaaatggagaaaatttcGTCATCCGTAGGAATCAACACCAAATGTTTCCTCTCCAACAAGTctcaaagcagcagcagcagcagcagcagtggtggGGATTTGCAGGAATTTAATTCGGATGATAGCGATGTCACCCTCAACGACATAGAATCCTATGCTTGTTTCGAAAACGATCGAATTTCACTTTGTTCCGAAACTGGACCACCTAAACAGCTCAAACGCAGACGACTGTTGCCACcggtaaaaaagcaaaagtacgACTACGTTCAGTCAAAGGTAAAACAGTACGTTAAATCGAACGCTGCACACTAGAGGGCAAACTATGGTGGATGTGGAGAGAAGAAGTATTAGCATTTATTCCGTTAACATACCCCTGTTATAACATCTGCTTGTAGtataaaaaggtaaaaaaaagttctcaATTGTAGCGCTTTGCATCCTTCAGCACACGTACCGAAACGTCGCTCGAAAGCACAGACAGATCGGCCAAACTATCGTCCGTCATTGTGCTTATGTTATGCGACGCTACCTTACGCTCACCGCCGGCCGCTGTAGGCTCGGCAAACTTAATTCGTCCCTCGTGACGGATAACCATCGTGGGCGAACTGTTGATCAGCTTCTGCATCTTCTCTCCACCCGGAATCCGTACCACGTTTCTTTCGTCCAGCACATGGGCCCGATTCGAACAGATAACACCCTTGCCGGGCAGTGATGAGGTGTATCCTTTAAGATTAATGCCTTGATTCTCTTTGCATCCGTGGCTGCTGCCAGTGCTCAGGGCACTGTCCCGATTTTCGCTGTGCAGCACATCGATCAGATTTTTGTTGTGGCAGTTAATCTTTGTCTGCAGCATGCTCTGAGGCGTTTTCTTGATGTACGCACCGATCGGTGATACGATATGATCAAACTTTCGTCCCGTAACTTTCAAGTGTGGTAAACGACTGACCGGTTTCTTGAAGGATCCTGTCGACCCAGCACCCACTGCAACGCCTGTTGGTAGATTTTTTGTGGCACTGTTTTTACCCGCGCTAGAAAATAGTGCCTGCTTGACGCCAGCGCTGTGACTTCCGTGGGATATATTCAACCGGGAGCTCATGCCACTCGTCGGCGTCAGATAGGACAGATGTGAACCCATTGGTGGTGCTTTCTTCATATTCTTGTCTGAAGGTGTATGTAACAGCGGTGGACGGTATCCATCATCCGAGCCGGAATTTGTGCGAGATTTTACCAGCTGTGCTCGGCGTTCTTCctgctcttgctgctgcttcttcaaAGCCATCAGCTTCAAGCCCTGCTTTAACATGAAGTCCGTCTCCTCTAGTGTGTCGTTAAAGCGATCAGGCATTTCATCCAGCACGGAAATTTCATCGGGGAAGTTTTGGGTGCTTTCTTCCTGATCCTCGTACAACAGTGAAGATGGTTCAGGCTCCAACAAACTTTCATCCCGCTCGCTAGCCAAAGAATCTAATGGGTAGGTATTTCCGAGTTTCTCATCCTCTTGATGTTTCTTGATGTATTCCGTGTCTTGTTCATCTTCTATCTCGCTTTCACTGCTATCCAAAATGATGACATTCTGTTCCCCTTCCATCGAGTCTGCCTCTCTGGTAGAGTCTTTGCTGTACCTGGACTCGTACTCGGTGCGCTGATCGTAGTTATTAGTACGATTATCGGCCGCAGTCATGTCGCTCGTTACTCCCGAATCCATGTCCAAAATGCTGCTGCGTGCATACGATTCAGTTTCGAACGTATCCTGTGCCGTACGGTACACTTCGCTAGCACTGGTAGCGGAATTTACGTTCAACGATTCTCCCTCTTCCGGTACCTGCCTAGCCGAGGCGAATGTTTCAATGGAAGAATTCTTCGACGCTTCGGACGGACCGGAAAAGGTTGATTCTTCCAAAATGGTTGACGGTCGTAGCATATGCATACGCTTTACAGGCGAAAGagccacaccaccaccaacaacgggtaaaattgtattttccCACAATCCGGACGGTTCGTCGATTTCGTCGAGCTGCGTGACATCACCAAATGTTGCTGGCGGATGGAGTGTAAGTGTCGGCACAGGAGGCTTAACGACGTCGGCTTGCATTTTAACACTCGTATCGAAACCATTCACCTTATCCAGCACGGCACATATTCGCTCCATTTCCTCGAAGCTAGTGTCGGACAGTTTGCTGATCGAGTCCTGCTCGAGAAACGTTGAATCGTCACCGATGGACTGTTGTTGGCTCGGTTCAACCACTTCCCGTGACGCTACATCATCGGAGTCTTCCGCTGGTGGCATTCGCCCATCGGCCACTTTGTTCTGCATTTCGCGTCGCTTACGATCAAGCAGCGCTTTGAAACTTTCCTCTAGCTCGAACGACGATTCCGATGACGATGAATTGGGTGTGGCCATGTTTTGGGTAGGATTTTgactataaaacaaaaaatgatgcTATCAATAACACTGCCCGCTGATGAGCACACCCCGAATGCACGATGCTCGTTCCCTGTTCACCTCTAATACTCACTGCAAATTCCGCAGATAAATTTTCCAATCGTTCAGCGTTGGCGTTCCGTACGTGATGGTCGTTTCTGCTTCTTTACCACTTTGCTGGGACATTCTTTCTCAAAACGCCAATCAATCAACTTCACTTCTAGGTAGCGGAAGAAATCGTAATTTTCACGGAACAGGTACAATGCAGCGCCGCTTgatgcttgttgttgttgtttggatgGACGGTTATATTTGAATGCGGCGCAACGATCGTCTGTTTTGACAGCAGCTAACACTGTGCACTCGATTACGACCATTCGTTTTGACAGTTCAggaatgtgaactttttgaatatttttcaccaGTTTTGTTAATGCAGTAATttagattattttaaaaaaataaagaactagaagtattatttcattttcaaaatgatTTGCTAAAACATatctaatttaaattttttatttcataatatAACTCAAACACAGTAGGCCTACTGCGCCGCATAACGAATTAATTCACGTGTAAATACATAAATACGCTAgattatcataaaaataaagtaattacgggaaaaattaaataacttaACAAATTTTGCAGCTTGTAGTTGTGTTTCACAAATGATATTTACGTAGATTTGTCCCATCATGCCACATTGTGTGATTCAtctcatttttttctatttgtttacattcacGTCAATAACCGCGGGTTGACAACAAAGATCGCAAACGATCTGCAGCTGTTTCCGACCATTCCTACTGTTTCAGTTTCTACATTCCACAAAAATGATGCGACTTACCCAATTCCTGCCAACAATTGCACGCAATCGCCTTTACACGACAGTAAGTTTAGCTGTGTAGTCCTCAATACAATCATTGCGGTGTAAAACCATTCTCTTATCATTATTGCTTACATCATTCTCCCGTCCCCGTCAGAATATCTCTCAACCCGTATCGGTGCGAATCGTGGAGGTAGGTCCACGGGATGGTTTACAAAACGAGCCTACGCTGCTACCAGCAGCGGTCAAGATTGAGCTCATAAATCAACTGTCCGAAACTGGGCTGCGTACAATCGAAGCGACAAGCTTTGTGAGCGCCAAATGGGTACCGCAGATGGGTGATAACGCGGAGGTGCTGCGAGGTATTAACAAGCTTCCCGGTATTTCCTATCCAGTGCTGACACCGAATCTTAAAGGATTCCAAGCAGCGGTAATGCATCAAAATAGTCAACTTATAGGACCCAATTGCGATCATATAATGAAGAACCGCTTTTCCTCAACAGATCGACGCCGGCGCAGAGGAGGTGGCAGTGTTTGGTGCAGCGTCAGAAAGTTTCTCGCGCAAAAATGTGAACTGCTCGGTAGATGAAAGCATTGCCCGATTCCAGGACGTTATGGATGCGGCCAAAAAGGCAAACGTGAAGGTTCGCGGATACGTTTCGACGGTTGTCGGTATGTAAGAGAGTTGTGCGGTAATCCTTACCCGTAATGCTAACAAATTCCCCTATTTTATCGTACGCTAGGTTGCCCCtacgaaggaaaaattaaacccTCGGCAGTGGTTCGCGTTGTGGAAAAGTTGATCGAGATGGGATGCTATGAAATTTCACTGGGCGATACGATTGGCGTCGGTACACCGGGATCCTTCACCGATATGTTGCGCGAAGTCACCAAGATCGCACCGGTCAATATGCTAGCTGTCCATTGCCACGATACGTACGGTCAAGCGTTGCCAAACATTTTGACATCGCTGGACTTTGGTATCGGCGTGGTGGATGCTTCCGTTTCGGGTTTGGGCGGATGTCCGTACGCACGTGGTGCGTCGGGAAATGCGGCCACGGAAGATGTCGTGTATATGCTGCACGGGCTTGGCATTGAAACGGGTATCGATCTGCCGAAACTCGTAAACGTTGGCAAGTACATTTGCGACAAACTGCAACGGCAATCCGAATCGAAGGTGAACCGTGCGATGAGGAAGACCAATCCAAACGCTTGTTAAGTACAGGTTGAgacatttacaaaaaaaaacatttttttttttttttttttttattcatgagggacggcctggccgtattgctaaaaaaaaaaaaaaaaaaaaaaaaaaaaaaaaaaaaaaaaaaaaaaaaaaaaaaaaaaaaaaaaaacatttatcagGGGTAAAAGTGCATTTACTAGTcgtaagcatttttttattcgaaaatcCATTTGATGCATTAGTGTCATTTCAAGGgtcagccaaacaaaaaaaaactagccaTGCCGTTTTGCAGGTTGGCATCGTAGAAGTGATACATTTTgttaatgtaataaaattaaaaccatgTTTGATTTCTCTTCGGATTCGATTTAACCTTCGTTTCAATGACCTAAAATACACTCTCACTTCTACAATCACCTACCCGTGTAGGTCATACccattttgtatgggagtATGCATTTTTCCGGATTAAAAAGCTAATAACTTTTGATCTGCTTGTCATATTTGtataaaagtttcaaaaaagaTGTGGTTTTTTACTATTTaactaataaaataaagttgagaatttaaaacatacccacatttatttattttttgttttcatagcTAGTAACATCGACATTTACAAATGTTTTTAACAAGCGCTTAACATACTTTTTGTctgaaaatatgtatttttcgtttttttattattccggTAAAATGGTCAGGCCAtatttgctgctttttccgttttatatttactatttttttattaagttaACTAAATgtgaaaagtaaataataacCATCAAAATAAGTCTGCGTACTGTTGTTACTTCTTTTTACAAAGTCAAGCAATCAATTTATacaaacagaataaaaatagGCAAAGAACTGTCGGATAATCATGACTCCAAATAATTCAAACGATAGGCGTTTCTCttataatttaaacaattgcCCAAGCGACCGTAAGTGAAGAATGAAGACTTCATTCGTATTCGTATGCCGATCATGCATTGAGTCTCGTCTAAAACAGGCTCTTGTTACAAAAAAGACGAATAATCGACTTAAATTGAGTTGAGTCAGTTTGTGCCTAATGTGAATGCTTGTGAAACCTtgtaaaagcaaacatttttactTGTTTGCGATATGAATCCATTATGCTAggaaactgaactgaacactAAGTGTACGTTTTGAACAATAAATAGCAAACAAGATATTCTGTCAAAATATACTCAAGTGTTTGACACACAGTAACAGAAAACACAATACAGCGGCACTCGAATAAGTGTATCATTTCTATGATGCCACCCAGTAGGGTAGCGGGCCACGAGAATGCTCGGATTTCAACGGTTTGAAATTTACCGTGGCCAGAGACCTGTAAATTGTACACAGAAAATTTCTACCAACCGCAATTttgaatgcaaataaaataaaacaataatcaaatcATAATCAAACGCATCAAAACATAACtgacacacacccacaaaatTTAGCCATTTAGACCGTGACGTCCGCAGAGCGATTTAGCAAGCCGAGTCTGCGCACCAGCATCGTCCAACGGAGTATACCACCTGAGCCCCGAGGTTCGTTGTCGGTGTTCGTCGTGCTTAAATTTAGTTGAGTATCGGTACCCGCCTCAGGCTACGCTGCAACGCGGACGCTGCGTAGATCGAAACGAGCCCGAGTGTGGTCCAACCCCTTTGCTTCATTTAGTACTTTGCTTGCTTGCCCCAAACTACGACTAGAAAACAGTATGCAATTATCGACAGCAAGCaaaagtgagtgagagagagagagagagagagagagagaatccGCGAAAGAAATCCTACGAGAGAGCCTATCGATCATCCTGCAGAAACGCCAGAGCAAACGAGTGGCCGATTGAATGTACGTACGATTGCAGCGTAAAAGGATATTTGCGATCGTCTCGtatttcgcacacacacacatcccgtTCGAAACATATCGCAGCATATTTTAGTGTATAGTTGAGCGTATACAGTGGTGACATATTCCAATTACAAGGTTGTGTGGTTTCCGTGCAAACGTAGTGTCCCCAACCTCCcagcgcgaaaaaaaaaagtgctggGAGAGCTTAGTTTATTTTTGCCCTCGCATTATGACTCGTTCTGTTGCCGAGCagaaagaaaattcaactGAAAAAATGTGAGTAATTTTCACTGTGCATGGGCATGGGTATCGTGTTAGCAGCAAGTGAATTTTTACCCGAATAAAACCCATCGATCGCATTACAGTAGAATATTGTAAGTGGAGCCCCAAACAGTGAGTGAAAACCGTGCGTATGTGTTTGTCGGGAAATTGAAATGCGTGCCCGTAATTGTGCTACAACGTGATTATCGTCGTGCTGCCGTGCCGTGTAAAGCCCGCCAGAACGCCACcagtgagagtgagagaaaagcTGGAGCTATATTTATAGAGGTGATAAAAAAGTGATTccagaaattaattattactaTTATCTCTAGCTGCTAAGATCGTGCTACTAATGGGGAAGTACTGGGAGAGATATCTCGTTCCCGGCTCCGGACAGGGGAACGATGTGCAAATCGTCCCCTTCATTGTGGAAAGTGAACGGATTTTCTTTGTACCGCACCGAAATTGACGGTGGGACAAGAATTCGGGTTTTGAGTGCTTAGTTTGTaccacagagagaaag encodes the following:
- the LOC126565675 gene encoding hydroxymethylglutaryl-CoA lyase, mitochondrial, whose amino-acid sequence is MGDNAEVLRGINKLPGISYPVLTPNLKGFQAAIDAGAEEVAVFGAASESFSRKNVNCSVDESIARFQDVMDAAKKANVKVRGYVSTVVGCPYEGKIKPSAVVRVVEKLIEMGCYEISLGDTIGVGTPGSFTDMLREVTKIAPVNMLAVHCHDTYGQALPNILTSLDFGIGVVDASVSGLGGCPYARGASGNAATEDVVYMLHGLGIETGIDLPKLVNVGKYICDKLQRQSESKVNRAMRKTNPNAC
- the LOC126564221 gene encoding uncharacterized protein LOC126564221, with the protein product MSQQSGKEAETTITYGTPTLNDWKIYLRNLHQNPTQNMATPNSSSSESSFELEESFKALLDRKRREMQNKVADGRMPPAEDSDDVASREVVEPSQQQSIGDDSTFLEQDSISKLSDTSFEEMERICAVLDKVNGFDTSVKMQADVVKPPVPTLTLHPPATFGDVTQLDEIDEPSGLWENTILPVVGGGVALSPVKRMHMLRPSTILEESTFSGPSEASKNSSIETFASARQVPEEGESLNVNSATSASEVYRTAQDTFETESYARSSILDMDSGVTSDMTAADNRTNNYDQRTEYESRYSKDSTREADSMEGEQNVIILDSSESEIEDEQDTEYIKKHQEDEKLGNTYPLDSLASERDESLLEPEPSSLLYEDQEESTQNFPDEISVLDEMPDRFNDTLEETDFMLKQGLKLMALKKQQQEQEERRAQLVKSRTNSGSDDGYRPPLLHTPSDKNMKKAPPMGSHLSYLTPTSGMSSRLNISHGSHSAGVKQALFSSAGKNSATKNLPTGVAVGAGSTGSFKKPVSRLPHLKVTGRKFDHIVSPIGAYIKKTPQSMLQTKINCHNKNLIDVLHSENRDSALSTGSSHGCKENQGINLKGYTSSLPGKGVICSNRAHVLDERNVVRIPGGEKMQKLINSSPTMVIRHEGRIKFAEPTAAGGERKVASHNISTMTDDSLADLSVLSSDVSVRVLKDAKRYN
- the LOC126565469 gene encoding uncharacterized protein LOC126565469, which codes for MYYVAVLHEFPKFKRFPLRGYWQNVVMCFSTLKPTDDSIIGKANEERMKEPTRVAIVSEVKCSTSEQLCFLPDADIHHSMVETNSSQKMEKISSSVGINTKCFLSNKSQSSSSSSSSGGDLQEFNSDDSDVTLNDIESYACFENDRISLCSETGPPKQLKRRRLLPPVKKQKYDYVQSKVKQYVKSNAAH